From the genome of Haloterrigena sp. KLK7, one region includes:
- a CDS encoding tautomerase: protein MPLLQFDTTLSLSAEEKTALAERVTALYTTEMETTAGHVAVTIRERDPADLHLGRADDGPLVFLDAEIRRGRPFERKRAFALETMAYVCETFGVPEENAKVVFTEHPGEHMMGVDRVGGEWDGEE, encoded by the coding sequence ATGCCCCTCTTACAGTTCGACACGACGCTGTCGCTCTCGGCCGAGGAGAAGACGGCGCTGGCCGAACGGGTGACGGCGCTCTATACGACGGAGATGGAGACGACCGCGGGTCACGTCGCGGTGACGATCCGCGAGCGCGACCCGGCCGACCTCCACCTCGGACGCGCGGACGACGGTCCGCTGGTCTTCCTCGACGCCGAGATCCGTCGCGGCCGACCGTTCGAGCGCAAGCGCGCGTTCGCGCTCGAGACGATGGCGTACGTCTGCGAGACGTTCGGCGTCCCCGAGGAGAACGCGAAGGTCGTCTTCACCGAACACCCCGGGGAGCACATGATGGGCGTCGACCGCGTGGGCGGCGAGTGGGACGGCGAGGAGTAG
- a CDS encoding pyridoxal phosphate-dependent aminotransferase codes for MEYETPLFFHVMQYADRADGDVVDMVSGNPDWEPPEALREGLRDYADLEPDRFQYAPSEGLLELREEIAARRGVDADQIVVTNGAGEANYLAMARALERDRGDEIVLTDPVYPYYPGKTTMLDGTQRFVATDEDGQLDPADVREAASEDTAAIVVNSPNNPTGAVYPESTMAGLVDVAEEYDAILVSDEVYDHYDLSGEFASALGVDSSHRIVTNAFSKSMAITGVRVGYAIFPPELVENAKSRHMLVNVSTTRPGQYAVLRALRETGPEYYEANRELLRERVETFTDALDAAGAEYTTPKGSFYVMARFDGYPGTLENVERLIDEAGVAGMPGEAFGDSRSDWLRFALVTPRVEEAAERLAAYFE; via the coding sequence ATGGAGTACGAGACGCCGCTGTTCTTCCACGTCATGCAGTACGCCGACCGCGCCGACGGCGACGTCGTCGACATGGTCAGCGGAAACCCCGACTGGGAGCCCCCCGAAGCGCTTCGCGAGGGGCTGCGCGACTACGCCGACCTCGAGCCCGACCGATTCCAGTACGCGCCCAGCGAGGGACTCCTCGAGCTCCGCGAGGAGATCGCGGCCCGACGGGGCGTCGACGCCGACCAGATCGTCGTCACGAACGGCGCGGGCGAGGCCAACTACCTGGCGATGGCCCGCGCGCTCGAGCGCGACCGCGGCGACGAGATCGTGCTGACGGACCCGGTTTACCCCTACTACCCGGGGAAGACGACGATGCTGGACGGAACGCAGCGGTTCGTCGCGACGGACGAGGATGGGCAACTCGATCCGGCCGACGTCCGCGAGGCGGCGAGCGAGGACACCGCCGCCATCGTGGTCAACTCGCCGAACAACCCGACCGGGGCGGTCTATCCCGAATCGACGATGGCGGGCCTCGTCGACGTCGCCGAGGAGTACGACGCGATCCTGGTCAGCGACGAGGTCTACGACCACTACGATCTCTCGGGCGAGTTCGCCAGCGCACTGGGGGTCGACTCGAGCCACCGGATCGTCACCAACGCCTTCTCGAAGTCGATGGCGATCACGGGCGTTCGGGTCGGCTACGCGATCTTCCCGCCGGAACTCGTCGAGAACGCCAAGAGTCGCCACATGCTGGTCAACGTCTCCACGACCCGGCCCGGTCAGTACGCGGTCCTGCGGGCACTGCGGGAAACGGGGCCCGAGTACTACGAGGCCAACCGCGAACTGCTCCGCGAGCGCGTCGAGACCTTCACCGACGCCTTAGACGCCGCGGGCGCCGAGTACACGACGCCGAAGGGATCGTTCTACGTCATGGCCCGCTTCGACGGCTATCCGGGAACGCTCGAGAACGTCGAACGCCTGATCGACGAGGCCGGCGTCGCGGGGATGCCCGGCGAGGCCTTCGGCGACTCGCGGTCCGACTGGCTCCGCTTCGCGCTCGTCACGCCCCGCGTCGAGGAAGCGGCCGAGCGACTGGCGGCGTACTTCGAGTGA
- a CDS encoding SLC13 family permease, whose protein sequence is MVHDSRQTLQKFIRAVWVFLWRLNAQTKAYLTLDAPMILEDMDGVSEEEKRLARRVFPDGGRDPSDGTAADARTAADRRGTDDAGGNGPGDGGSDRGDEGSPFDVGGTYDLRQRIGFVLGPLLFAVIFLSPTPDGLSAAGKAVAAVTAWVAVWWMSEAIPIPATSLLPIVLFPLTGALPVADTTPSYGHPLIFLFMGGFFLAMAMQRWGLHRRIALRTIKAVGTEPSRLILGFMLATAFLSMWVSNSATVMMMVPIALAVIYQTADLVDETGLDVDTSEGNFSFGIALMLCIAYGASVGGVATLIGTPPNVLFAGQADALFDQSVSFAEWMLYGVPISIVGLVAVYTYVTRAVSPQFEELPAGADTIDRELERLGPMNRQEKLVAVVFAGMAVSWIGASLIDPLFGIAPPEDADTIVAIGGAMVLFTLPTSTPDGDHTFLLDWTNAVDIPWGVILLFGGGLAIASGFGDTGLAAWIGEQLQALGGVSMILVLFAVVFMTIFLTEVTSNTATTAMLMPILAGVAVGIEVHPFGLMIAGATAASFAFMLPVATPPNAIVFGSGYISLPQMARIGFGLNVIGIVLITLVAFAWLPIAWGIDLTALPTEFVEAWDA, encoded by the coding sequence ATGGTGCACGACTCTCGCCAAACCCTTCAGAAGTTCATTCGGGCGGTCTGGGTGTTCCTCTGGAGACTCAACGCGCAGACGAAAGCGTACCTCACGCTCGACGCACCGATGATCCTCGAGGACATGGACGGCGTCTCCGAGGAGGAGAAACGACTCGCGCGGCGGGTCTTTCCGGACGGCGGCCGCGATCCGAGCGACGGCACCGCGGCCGACGCCCGGACCGCCGCGGACCGGCGAGGTACCGACGACGCCGGCGGCAACGGGCCCGGCGACGGTGGCAGCGACCGCGGCGACGAGGGCTCCCCGTTCGACGTCGGCGGGACGTACGATCTCCGCCAGCGGATCGGGTTCGTCCTCGGGCCGCTCCTGTTCGCGGTGATCTTCCTCTCGCCGACGCCCGACGGCCTCTCGGCCGCGGGAAAGGCCGTCGCCGCCGTCACCGCGTGGGTCGCCGTCTGGTGGATGTCCGAGGCGATTCCGATCCCCGCCACGTCGCTGCTGCCGATCGTCCTGTTTCCGCTGACCGGCGCGCTTCCGGTCGCGGACACGACGCCGTCGTACGGCCATCCGCTGATCTTCCTCTTCATGGGCGGCTTCTTCCTCGCGATGGCGATGCAGCGGTGGGGGCTCCACCGCCGGATCGCCCTGCGGACGATCAAGGCCGTCGGCACCGAGCCCTCGCGGCTCATTCTCGGGTTCATGCTCGCGACCGCGTTCCTCTCGATGTGGGTCTCGAACAGCGCGACCGTGATGATGATGGTTCCCATCGCGCTGGCGGTCATCTACCAGACCGCGGACCTGGTCGACGAGACCGGCCTCGACGTCGACACGAGCGAGGGGAACTTCTCGTTCGGCATCGCCCTGATGCTCTGTATCGCCTACGGGGCCTCGGTCGGCGGCGTCGCGACGCTGATCGGTACGCCGCCGAACGTCCTCTTCGCGGGACAGGCCGACGCGCTCTTCGACCAGTCCGTCTCCTTCGCCGAGTGGATGCTCTACGGCGTGCCGATTTCGATCGTCGGCCTCGTCGCCGTCTACACCTACGTCACCCGAGCGGTGTCGCCCCAGTTCGAGGAACTCCCCGCCGGCGCGGACACGATCGATCGAGAACTCGAGCGACTCGGCCCGATGAACAGACAGGAGAAGCTGGTCGCCGTCGTCTTCGCCGGCATGGCCGTCAGCTGGATCGGCGCCAGCCTGATCGATCCGCTCTTCGGGATCGCGCCGCCGGAGGACGCCGACACCATCGTCGCGATCGGCGGCGCGATGGTCCTCTTTACGCTGCCGACGTCGACGCCGGACGGCGACCACACCTTCCTGCTCGACTGGACGAACGCCGTCGACATCCCGTGGGGCGTCATCCTCCTGTTCGGCGGCGGCCTCGCGATCGCCTCCGGCTTCGGCGACACCGGCCTCGCGGCCTGGATCGGCGAACAGCTGCAGGCCCTCGGGGGCGTCTCGATGATCCTCGTCCTGTTCGCCGTCGTCTTCATGACGATCTTCCTGACCGAGGTCACGTCGAACACGGCGACGACGGCGATGCTGATGCCCATTCTGGCCGGCGTCGCGGTCGGTATCGAAGTGCACCCCTTCGGGCTGATGATCGCGGGCGCGACCGCGGCCTCGTTCGCGTTCATGCTGCCCGTCGCGACGCCGCCGAACGCGATCGTCTTCGGCAGCGGCTACATCTCGCTGCCCCAGATGGCCCGCATCGGGTTCGGACTCAACGTCATCGGTATCGTCCTGATCACGCTCGTCGCGTTCGCGTGGCTGCCCATCGCCTGGGGGATCGACCTCACGGCGCTGCCGACCGAGTTCGTCGAAGCCTGGGACGCATAG
- a CDS encoding universal stress protein, translating into MYRVLLPVDEHESRARAQAEAVGDLPAAAAEIRADVLHVHEEVTAPDAEWAAGGFSEEYAEEMAENIRNVQRLPDAVETAAAVLESAGVEHAIHETTGEAPAMILEAASELDSDAIVLGVGERSPVGKVLFGSVVQAVILESDRPVTVVSAEEDGDGESA; encoded by the coding sequence ATGTACCGCGTCCTGCTCCCGGTCGATGAACACGAATCGCGAGCCCGCGCCCAGGCCGAGGCGGTCGGCGACCTGCCGGCGGCCGCCGCGGAGATCCGCGCCGACGTCCTCCACGTCCACGAGGAGGTGACGGCCCCGGACGCAGAGTGGGCGGCCGGCGGCTTCTCGGAGGAGTACGCCGAGGAGATGGCCGAAAACATCAGGAACGTCCAGCGGCTCCCCGACGCCGTCGAGACCGCCGCCGCCGTCCTCGAGTCGGCCGGCGTCGAGCACGCGATCCACGAGACGACGGGCGAAGCGCCCGCGATGATCCTCGAGGCCGCGTCGGAACTCGACAGCGACGCGATCGTCCTCGGCGTCGGCGAGCGCTCGCCGGTCGGCAAGGTCCTGTTCGGCAGCGTCGTGCAGGCGGTGATCCTCGAGAGTGATCGCCCGGTGACGGTCGTCTCCGCCGAGGAGGATGGCGACGGCGAGTCAGCGTAA
- a CDS encoding glycosyltransferase, which produces MLLEVVVAAFVLTQLCYAAVNCGLLALFLRRPMNVVDERTLGRVLEAHGGQTGREAEQPGRIAARTDGGSPEHERGGPERERDPGPDCRLPSALRRRIHVFVPLVRGRWRGLESTLASIAAQSYPASLVSVTVVYEPGETDVPALEGAIDAERPPGLEVETVALDDAGESAREAGERAWWATGTGTSPTAATMLTAAFESRTVAADDLVAVFEAGSWLPVDTFELAVAGLEEYDVVQTKHTVRDVDAGILPLLESMATAAWSDLGHRSSAGPYHLLGSGYLTEGRVLEDVTAWRRRAGDDVPLGLAASRRGNALGIVDRYVRLDCPPGLEAWLGRKRAWTRDLYRRIFARGWDGVDDLRCWSGTLLLQSLALLTVVGVPAAVFVTLLSASGTSAAPFPLTVRLLVGFNALVWAYYGLRAYRAAWDAVPFRSGPHRIAYSILANPLSQALYAMLWAVPICLGLVDLARGDAATRAPSDR; this is translated from the coding sequence ATGCTTCTCGAGGTGGTCGTCGCCGCGTTTGTCCTGACGCAGCTCTGTTACGCCGCCGTCAACTGCGGCCTGCTGGCGCTGTTCCTGCGCCGACCGATGAACGTCGTCGACGAGCGGACGCTCGGGCGGGTCCTCGAGGCCCACGGCGGCCAGACCGGCCGCGAAGCCGAGCAGCCCGGCCGCATCGCCGCCCGGACCGACGGCGGTTCTCCAGAGCACGAACGCGGCGGCCCCGAGCGCGAACGCGATCCCGGGCCCGACTGTCGACTGCCGTCTGCCCTCCGGCGGCGGATCCACGTCTTCGTGCCGCTTGTTCGCGGTCGCTGGCGGGGCCTCGAGTCGACGCTCGCGAGTATCGCCGCCCAGAGCTATCCCGCGTCGCTGGTCTCGGTCACCGTCGTCTACGAGCCCGGCGAGACGGACGTGCCCGCGCTCGAGGGCGCGATCGACGCCGAGCGGCCGCCGGGCCTCGAGGTAGAGACCGTCGCGCTCGACGACGCGGGAGAAAGCGCGCGTGAAGCCGGTGAGCGCGCGTGGTGGGCCACCGGAACGGGAACGTCCCCGACGGCGGCGACCATGCTGACTGCCGCGTTCGAGTCCCGCACGGTCGCGGCCGACGACCTCGTCGCCGTCTTCGAGGCCGGCAGCTGGCTCCCCGTCGATACGTTCGAACTCGCCGTCGCGGGCCTCGAGGAGTACGACGTCGTCCAGACCAAGCACACGGTCCGCGACGTCGACGCGGGGATCCTCCCGCTGCTCGAGTCGATGGCGACGGCGGCGTGGTCGGATCTGGGACACCGCTCGAGCGCGGGGCCGTACCACCTGCTGGGCTCGGGCTACCTCACGGAGGGACGCGTACTCGAGGACGTCACGGCGTGGCGGCGCAGGGCGGGCGACGACGTCCCGCTCGGACTGGCCGCCTCCCGGCGGGGCAACGCGCTCGGTATCGTCGATCGGTACGTCCGCCTGGACTGTCCCCCGGGACTCGAGGCGTGGCTCGGCCGGAAGCGGGCGTGGACTCGCGATCTGTATCGTCGGATCTTCGCGCGCGGCTGGGACGGCGTCGACGACCTCCGGTGTTGGTCCGGGACGCTGCTGTTACAGTCGCTGGCGCTGCTCACCGTCGTCGGGGTGCCCGCCGCAGTGTTCGTTACCCTGCTGTCCGCGAGTGGCACGTCGGCGGCCCCGTTCCCGCTGACGGTGCGACTGCTCGTCGGCTTCAACGCGCTCGTCTGGGCGTACTACGGCCTGCGGGCCTACCGGGCGGCCTGGGACGCGGTTCCGTTCCGATCGGGACCCCACCGAATCGCGTACTCGATCCTCGCGAACCCGCTCTCGCAGGCGCTGTACGCGATGCTGTGGGCGGTCCCGATCTGTCTGGGGCTCGTCGACCTCGCTCGGGGCGACGCGGCGACCCGCGCGCCGTCCGATCGGTAG
- a CDS encoding metal-dependent hydrolase: MNKKGHVLNAILLSLGLGYILEPAGDLETFRTIVEIGVPVTLGALFPDVDTAFGKHRKTLHNLPVLLGFLAFPYVFGNLEYVWLGVLTHYVLDVAGSKRGIALFYPLWKEEFGLPIGVAVSSKHADGMTVAVTVLELALVAVLVFQFPQWGLELSQQLFGF, translated from the coding sequence ATGAACAAGAAGGGACACGTTCTCAACGCGATACTTCTGAGTCTGGGGCTGGGGTACATCCTCGAGCCGGCGGGGGACCTCGAGACGTTCCGCACGATCGTCGAGATCGGCGTGCCGGTGACGCTGGGGGCGCTGTTCCCGGACGTCGACACGGCCTTCGGCAAACACCGGAAGACGCTGCACAACCTCCCGGTGCTGCTCGGCTTTCTCGCCTTCCCGTACGTCTTCGGGAACCTCGAGTACGTCTGGCTCGGCGTCCTGACCCACTACGTCCTCGACGTCGCGGGCAGCAAGCGCGGCATCGCGCTGTTCTACCCGCTCTGGAAGGAGGAGTTCGGCCTCCCGATCGGTGTCGCGGTCAGCAGCAAGCACGCCGACGGGATGACCGTGGCCGTCACAGTCCTCGAACTGGCGCTGGTCGCCGTGCTCGTCTTCCAGTTCCCGCAGTGGGGTCTCGAGTTGAGCCAGCAGCTGTTCGGATTCTAG
- a CDS encoding CinA family protein: MNDDIDRELPMDVADALRDREETLAVAESCTGGLIGAAITAVPGATDYFDSGLTTYAYDAKRRHLGVSREALDEHGAVSEPVAREMAQGVRDVADVTWGIATTGIAGPTGGTEENPVGTVYIGISYAGPWDSESSFASVSRYVFDGDRADVRAKTVDRALEDLLEALETRDA; this comes from the coding sequence ATGAACGACGACATCGACCGCGAGCTGCCGATGGACGTCGCCGACGCGCTCCGCGACCGCGAGGAGACGCTGGCCGTCGCCGAGTCCTGTACCGGCGGGTTGATCGGCGCCGCGATCACGGCCGTGCCGGGCGCGACCGACTACTTCGATTCGGGGCTGACGACCTACGCCTACGACGCCAAACGCCGCCACCTCGGCGTCAGTCGCGAGGCGCTGGACGAACACGGCGCGGTCTCGGAGCCCGTCGCCCGCGAGATGGCCCAGGGGGTCCGCGACGTCGCCGACGTCACCTGGGGGATCGCGACGACGGGTATCGCCGGTCCCACCGGCGGCACCGAGGAGAACCCCGTCGGGACCGTCTACATCGGGATTTCCTACGCCGGCCCGTGGGACAGCGAGTCGTCGTTCGCGTCCGTCTCGCGGTACGTCTTCGACGGCGACCGCGCGGACGTGCGAGCGAAGACCGTCGACCGAGCGCTCGAGGACTTGCTCGAGGCGCTCGAGACTCGAGACGCCTGA
- a CDS encoding CPBP family intramembrane glutamic endopeptidase: protein MATERTRSGGRWLRDQFDRLSWVQKSLLAGALLTIVWMHLVPPGLSRRFVVDSVVLVGGPLALGLTHGRHLGWHVDRVAVRNAVLLSLFVLPFYLVGSTLPTIRAYYPMWETSAAPGEFVPHAIQLFGLALAAETYYRGLLCVGVKEIGRKAVFISPVVYMLHHAGKPPLEFLLSGPTDVLFGAVDYESNSILPSVIAHGAGLVLLDWLVLHDPLFDPTPVVELLRWLPVPI from the coding sequence GTGGCGACGGAACGGACTCGAAGCGGCGGTCGCTGGCTTCGCGATCAGTTCGATCGCCTCTCGTGGGTCCAGAAGTCGCTGCTGGCCGGTGCGCTGCTGACGATCGTGTGGATGCACCTCGTGCCGCCCGGCCTCTCCCGGCGGTTCGTCGTCGACAGCGTCGTGCTCGTCGGCGGCCCGCTCGCGCTGGGACTGACCCACGGGAGACATCTCGGCTGGCACGTCGACCGCGTCGCCGTCCGGAACGCCGTCCTGCTCTCGCTGTTCGTGCTCCCCTTCTATCTGGTCGGCTCGACGCTGCCGACGATCCGGGCGTACTACCCGATGTGGGAGACGTCGGCGGCGCCCGGCGAGTTCGTCCCGCATGCGATCCAGCTGTTCGGGCTCGCGCTGGCCGCCGAGACCTACTACCGCGGCCTCCTCTGTGTCGGCGTCAAAGAGATCGGCCGCAAAGCGGTATTCATCAGCCCGGTCGTCTACATGCTCCACCACGCCGGCAAACCGCCGCTCGAGTTCCTGTTGTCGGGGCCGACGGACGTCCTCTTCGGCGCCGTCGACTACGAGTCGAACTCGATTCTCCCCTCCGTGATCGCCCACGGCGCGGGGCTCGTCCTGCTCGACTGGCTCGTCCTGCACGACCCGCTGTTCGATCCGACGCCGGTGGTGGAACTGCTCCGATGGCTTCCGGTGCCGATCTGA
- a CDS encoding nuclear transport factor 2 family protein yields the protein MSVDRDPRSVLESYYEYVDAGETDALLELFADDIRYERPGQGAIDGIEELREFYERDRPLEDGTHEVDRMIVVDGHAAVRGRFSGVQDGDDVTFGFADHHEFEDGLIVERWSYTDRDTV from the coding sequence ATGTCAGTCGACCGCGACCCGCGATCCGTACTGGAATCGTATTACGAATACGTCGACGCCGGAGAGACCGACGCGCTCCTCGAGCTGTTCGCCGACGATATCCGGTACGAGCGCCCGGGTCAGGGCGCTATCGACGGTATCGAGGAACTGCGCGAGTTCTACGAGCGCGACCGTCCGCTCGAGGACGGGACCCACGAGGTCGACCGGATGATCGTCGTCGACGGCCACGCGGCCGTTCGGGGTCGGTTCTCCGGCGTTCAGGACGGCGACGACGTCACGTTCGGCTTCGCGGACCACCACGAGTTCGAGGACGGGCTGATCGTCGAACGGTGGTCGTACACCGACCGCGATACGGTCTGA
- a CDS encoding DUF5789 family protein, whose protein sequence is MSDEDDEEPAVELGERTPVEGAPLARVTSRLTWPKEKSEIDRLEGDSVIRTPEGPQELSTVLEAIDETYFQRHQEFENHVRAVVGTGPVPTADE, encoded by the coding sequence ATGAGCGACGAGGACGACGAGGAGCCGGCGGTCGAACTCGGCGAACGAACGCCCGTCGAGGGCGCCCCGCTCGCCCGCGTCACCTCCCGGCTGACCTGGCCGAAGGAAAAGAGCGAAATCGATCGTCTCGAGGGCGACAGCGTCATTCGAACGCCCGAGGGACCTCAGGAGCTGTCGACCGTCCTCGAGGCGATCGACGAGACCTACTTCCAGCGTCACCAGGAGTTCGAGAACCACGTCCGGGCGGTCGTCGGCACCGGCCCGGTCCCCACCGCGGACGAGTAA
- a CDS encoding DUF302 domain-containing protein, translating into MSLPIDPETIDPDEFGERQAVLEMDHEEAIEHVREVCTDVGFGIPVEFSPSELLNEKVDADRDPYYVLGACNPEIADRALDETPRIGGLFPCNMIVWQEEPGRQRVYHVSIMKIARLLGMAPDSDEWADIVDTTGDLTAEAFERFDSVETDATD; encoded by the coding sequence ATGAGTCTCCCGATCGACCCCGAAACGATCGATCCCGACGAGTTCGGTGAGAGGCAGGCCGTCCTCGAGATGGACCACGAGGAGGCGATCGAACACGTCCGCGAGGTCTGTACGGACGTCGGCTTCGGCATCCCCGTCGAGTTCTCCCCCTCGGAGTTGCTCAACGAGAAGGTAGATGCAGACCGCGACCCCTACTACGTTCTCGGGGCCTGTAACCCCGAGATCGCGGATCGTGCGCTCGACGAGACCCCGCGGATCGGCGGTCTCTTCCCGTGTAACATGATCGTCTGGCAGGAGGAACCGGGTCGCCAGCGGGTCTACCACGTCTCGATCATGAAGATCGCGCGCCTGCTCGGGATGGCCCCCGACAGCGACGAGTGGGCCGATATCGTCGACACCACCGGCGACCTCACCGCGGAGGCCTTCGAGCGGTTCGATTCGGTCGAGACCGACGCCACGGACTGA
- a CDS encoding TRC40/GET3/ArsA family transport-energizing ATPase: protein MSGIDVERVDEEAETADDTDDGHTIEVTPTDSLEDDERETIDVEPSDEPVDGPDYVLYGGKGGVGKTTMAAATALDSARGGTSTLVVSTDPAHSLSDTFETDVPAEPTRIRDDIPLYAAEIDPEAAMEDGKAAFLGGAGGPGDDSAATADDGAAGPFGGGTDGEAGPFGGGGDTGAGEMGGMGGLGDLLGGGGGESPMDALFGGAMPGSDEAAAMQLLLEYMDDPRFERVVIDTAPTGHTLRLLKLPELMDTMMGRMMKFRQRISGMLEGMKGMFPGQEAPEEEGDLEDLDELRERIERLRAALQDPARTDFRIVMVPEEMSVFESKRLRQQLEEFEIPVGTVVVNRVMEPLSDVTDDVRGEFLQPNLEDCEFCQRRWDVQQGALAEAQELFRGTEVRRVPLFADEVRGEGMLEVVAACLR, encoded by the coding sequence ATGAGCGGAATCGACGTCGAGCGGGTCGACGAGGAGGCCGAGACGGCGGACGACACCGACGACGGACACACCATCGAGGTGACGCCGACGGACTCCCTCGAGGACGACGAACGGGAAACGATCGACGTGGAACCGTCCGACGAGCCCGTCGACGGCCCCGACTACGTGCTCTACGGCGGGAAGGGCGGCGTCGGGAAGACGACGATGGCCGCCGCGACCGCGCTGGACAGCGCCCGCGGCGGCACGTCGACGCTGGTCGTCTCGACCGACCCGGCCCACTCGCTGTCGGACACCTTCGAGACCGACGTGCCGGCCGAACCGACCCGCATTCGCGACGACATCCCGCTCTACGCGGCCGAGATCGATCCCGAGGCCGCCATGGAGGACGGGAAAGCCGCCTTCCTCGGCGGCGCCGGCGGTCCCGGCGACGACTCCGCGGCGACCGCGGACGACGGCGCTGCGGGACCGTTCGGCGGCGGAACCGACGGCGAGGCGGGTCCCTTCGGCGGCGGTGGCGACACCGGCGCTGGCGAGATGGGCGGCATGGGCGGGCTGGGTGACCTGCTCGGCGGGGGCGGTGGCGAGTCGCCCATGGACGCCCTCTTCGGCGGCGCGATGCCGGGTTCCGACGAGGCCGCCGCGATGCAACTGCTGCTCGAGTACATGGACGACCCGCGGTTCGAGCGCGTCGTCATCGACACCGCGCCGACGGGACACACCCTCCGGCTCCTGAAGCTCCCGGAACTCATGGACACCATGATGGGTCGCATGATGAAGTTCCGCCAGCGCATCAGCGGCATGCTCGAGGGAATGAAGGGCATGTTCCCCGGTCAGGAAGCGCCCGAGGAGGAGGGCGACCTCGAGGACCTGGACGAGCTCCGGGAGCGCATCGAGCGCCTGCGGGCGGCCCTGCAGGATCCCGCGCGGACGGACTTCCGGATCGTCATGGTCCCCGAGGAGATGAGCGTCTTCGAGTCCAAGCGCCTGCGCCAGCAGCTCGAGGAGTTCGAGATCCCGGTCGGCACGGTCGTCGTCAACCGCGTCATGGAGCCCCTCTCCGACGTCACCGACGACGTTCGGGGCGAGTTCCTCCAGCCGAACCTCGAGGACTGCGAGTTCTGTCAACGTCGGTGGGACGTCCAGCAGGGCGCCCTCGCCGAGGCCCAGGAACTCTTCCGCGGGACCGAGGTGCGGCGCGTCCCGCTGTTCGCCGACGAAGTACGAGGTGAGGGTATGCTCGAGGTCGTCGCGGCCTGTCTGCGGTGA
- a CDS encoding MFS transporter, protein MDRSYWRTVSLVTLWQVSASVCYYTVFAATPFFRDEFGLSRFGVGLVVTALTLGYAVWLLPVGAVIDRFGEGRTLTLGLVGLGTGAALVAGAPTYALLLAAAFFLGSTYATAIPGTNKAIYDAIAAGRQNLALGIKQVGVTAGSGVSALLVTGLAGALFWQAGFLIAAGLALVVAVTFAVCYRSAGGGGQAEYPDFRALSRNRPYRVLVAAGFFLGAALFTTTGYTVLYLEESIGASIVGGGVVLALVQLFGSVGRLVGGWLSDNLPGEPDVRIGAILIVQALAGAVLFVVVAATDSPLNAAVAFSVLGFFVLGNTGVYYSYMATLVTADEMGGATAGGQLSLVAGSVVAPPAFGYLADTVGYRASWWLLAAGTAVAAGLLAYAVRLEPPVDEPAMQE, encoded by the coding sequence ATGGACCGGTCGTACTGGCGGACGGTCTCGCTGGTGACGCTGTGGCAGGTGTCGGCGAGCGTCTGTTACTACACGGTCTTCGCGGCGACGCCGTTCTTCCGCGACGAGTTCGGCCTCTCCCGGTTCGGCGTCGGCCTCGTCGTGACGGCGCTCACCCTGGGGTACGCGGTCTGGCTCCTCCCGGTCGGAGCGGTGATCGACCGCTTCGGCGAGGGGCGGACGCTGACGCTCGGCCTCGTCGGGCTCGGGACCGGCGCTGCGCTGGTCGCCGGCGCACCCACGTACGCGCTACTGCTCGCGGCGGCGTTCTTCCTCGGATCGACGTACGCGACGGCGATTCCGGGGACGAACAAGGCGATCTACGACGCCATCGCGGCGGGCCGCCAGAACCTCGCGCTGGGGATCAAACAGGTCGGCGTCACCGCCGGCAGCGGCGTCAGCGCCCTCCTCGTGACCGGACTGGCGGGCGCGCTCTTCTGGCAGGCGGGCTTCCTGATCGCCGCCGGGCTCGCCCTCGTCGTCGCCGTCACCTTCGCCGTCTGCTACCGCAGCGCGGGCGGGGGCGGACAGGCGGAGTATCCGGACTTCCGGGCGCTGTCCCGCAACCGCCCCTATCGCGTGCTCGTCGCGGCCGGCTTCTTCCTCGGCGCGGCGCTGTTCACCACGACGGGCTACACGGTGCTCTACCTCGAGGAGTCGATCGGCGCTTCGATTGTCGGCGGCGGCGTCGTCCTCGCGCTCGTCCAGCTGTTCGGCAGCGTCGGTCGCCTCGTCGGCGGCTGGCTGAGCGACAATCTACCCGGCGAGCCCGACGTTCGGATCGGCGCGATCCTGATCGTGCAGGCGCTCGCGGGCGCCGTCCTGTTCGTCGTCGTCGCCGCGACCGATAGCCCACTGAACGCTGCCGTCGCCTTCTCGGTCCTCGGGTTCTTCGTCCTCGGGAACACCGGCGTCTACTACTCCTACATGGCGACGCTGGTCACCGCCGACGAGATGGGGGGCGCGACCGCCGGCGGCCAGCTCTCCCTGGTCGCCGGCTCCGTTGTCGCACCGCCGGCCTTCGGCTACCTCGCCGATACCGTCGGCTACCGGGCCTCGTGGTGGCTGCTCGCCGCCGGCACCGCCGTCGCCGCCGGCCTCCTAGCCTACGCCGTGCGCCTCGAGCCGCCGGTCGACGAGCCGGCGATGCAAGAATGA